Proteins encoded in a region of the Canis lupus familiaris isolate Mischka breed German Shepherd chromosome 1, alternate assembly UU_Cfam_GSD_1.0, whole genome shotgun sequence genome:
- the PLEKHA4 gene encoding pleckstrin homology domain-containing family A member 4 isoform X1 has product MEEGRPRSSLSLASSASTISSLGSLSTKKPTRAVSKVHAFGKRGNALRRDPNLPVHIRGWLHKQDSSGLRLWKRRWFVLSGHCLFYYKDSREESVLGSVLLPSYSIRPDGPGAPRGRRFTFTAEHPGMRTYVLAADTLEDLRGWLRALGRASRAEGDDGGRPRSPARPQPGEGPGGPGGPPEVTRGEERHGLESPEVARLSRGRGGPGLLTPSPIADLQSGPRIRRTRSPDLFTPLSRPPSPLSLPRPRSAPVRRPPPSSGDIAPLARPHTPLSRIDVRPPLDWPLQRQTLSRPPTPRRGPSSEAGGGRPPRSPQHWSQEARTQVPSGSSTYLQLPPRAPGTRASMVLLPGPPLDSTFHQSLETDTLLTKLCGQDRLLKRLQEEIDQRQEEKEQLEAALELTRQQLSQATREAAAPGRAWGRQRLLQDRLVSVRATLCHLTQERERVWDIYSSLEQELGTLRETLEYLLHLGSPQDRASAQQQLWMVEDTLAGLGSPQKPPPNMEPDSPSPALQGEESSERESLPESLELSSSRSPEADWGRPPGGDRDLSSPRSGLGSPRVSRASSPESHHPASPQPRTKVPLARPRMSAREQMERIRRNQEFGRPLPRPASPRLLTLGRTLSPARRQPDAEQRPVQGHSGAPKWLRSSGSWSSPRNTTPYLPTAEGHRERVLSLSHALATEASQWHRLMTGGNLDSRGDPLPPAPPPPSDPTPQGTSPPRSPVANSHSAGFSRGGGERGAGPASWEPTWESGTAPPALTQEEGAWPLRVTLLQSSF; this is encoded by the exons ATGGAGGAGGGCAGACCCCGGAGCAGCCTCAGCCTGGCCAGCAGCGCCTCCACCATCTCCTCTCTGGGCAGCCTGAGCACCAAG AAGCCTACCCGGGCAGTAAGCAAGGTGCACGCCTTTGGGAAGAGAGGCAATGCGCTCAGAAGGGATCCCAACCTCCCAGTGCACATCCGAGGCTGGCTTCATAAGCAG GACAGCTCGGGGCTGCGGCTCTGGAAACGCCGCTGGTTCGTCCTCTCCGGCCATTGCCTCTTCTATTACAAGG ACAGCCGCGAGGAGAGCGTCCTGGGCAGCGTCCTGCTCCCTAGCTACAGTATCAGGCCCGATGGCCCAGGGGCCCCGCGAGGGCGGCGCTTCACCTTCACC gctgagcacccaggcatgaGGACCTATGTTCTGGCCGCCGACACGCTGGAGGACCTGCGGGGCTGGCTGAGGGCGCTGGGCCGGGCTTCTCGCGCGGAGGGGGACGACGG TGGACGACCCAGGTCACCTGCACGTCCCCAGCCTGGAGAGGGCCCTGGAGGCCCCGGTGGTCCCCCAGAGGTGACCAGAGGGGAAGAAAGACACGGCTTAGAGTCACCAGAGGTGGCTCGGCTCTCCAGAGGTCGTGGAGGACCCGGACTGCTCACTCCCAGCCCCATAGCTGATCTCCAGTCTGGACCTCGGATCCGGAGGACCAGGAGCCCGGA CCTGTTCACACCCctctcccgccctccctcccctctgagcCTCCCCCGGCCCCGTTCTGCTCCTGTACGCAGACCCCCTCCATCCTCTGGTGACATAGCACCTCTCGCCAGACCCCATACCCCTCTGAGTCGCATCGATGTCCGGCCTCCCCTGGATTGGCCTCTCCAGCGCCAAACACTGTCCAGGCCACCCACCCCCCGGCGAGGACCCTCCTCtgaggctgggggaggaaggccccccaggagtccccagCACTGGAGTCAGGAGGCCAGAACACAG GTCCCCTCTGGCTCCTCCACGTATCTCCAGCTACCCCCGAGAGCTCCTGGGACACGGGCTTCCATGGTTTTATTG cCGGGTCCCCCCCTGGACTCAACTTTTCACCAAAGCCTGGAGACAGAT ACTCTGTTGACCAAGCTGTGTGGGCAGGACCGGCTCCTGAAGAGGCTGCAGGAGGAGATAGaccagaggcaggaggaaaag GAGCAGCTAGAAGCAGCCTTGGAGTTAACTAGGCAGCAGCTGAGCCAAGCAACCAGGGAGGCTGCAGCtccagggagggcctgggggcgCCAACGCCTCCTGCAGGACCGACTGGTCAGCGTGAGGGCCACTCTTTGTCACCTGACTCAG GAGCGAGAGCGGGTTTGGGACATCTACAGCAGCCTGGAACAGGAGCTGGGCACTTTGAGGGAGACCCTGGAGTACCTGCTGCACCTTGGTTCCCCCCAG gaCAGAGCATCTGCTCAGCAGCAGCTATGGATGGTGGAAGACACACTGGCAGGTCTGGGGAGCCCCCAGAAACCACCTCCCAACATGGAACCTGACTCCCCATCCCCTGCACTCCAAGGCGAggagtcatcagagagggag AGCCTGCCTGAGTCCTTGGAACTGAGTTCATCCCGGTCCCCTGAGGCTGACTGGGGGCGGCCCCCCGGGGGCGACAGAGACCTCTCCTCGCCTCGTTCAG GTCTTGGATCTCCTAGGGTCTCCCGGGCTTCCAGTCCTGAGAGTCACCACCCAGCTTCCCCACAGCCTAGAACCAAG GTCCCCCTCGCCCGGCCTCGCATGAGTGCTCgggagcagatggagagaatACGCAGAAACCAGGAGTTTGGACGGCCTCTCCCTCGCCCAGCCTCCCCCCGGCTTCTCACTCTGGGGAGAACACTGTCCCCAGCCAGACGCCAGCCTGATGCAGAACAAAGG CCTGTCCAGGGACACTCAGGAGCTCCCAAATGGCTCAGAAGCTCTGGATCCTGGAGCAG ccCCAGGAACACCACCCCTTATTTGCCGACAGCCGAAGGTCACCGGGAGCGAGTCCTCAGCCTCTCTCATGCTCTGGCTACTGAGGCGTCGCAGTGGCACAGATTGATGACAG GTGGAAACTTGGACTCCCGAGGAGACCCTCTTCCCCCTGCGCCGCCGCCTCCGTcagaccccaccccccaggggacCTCGCCCCCGAGATCTCCAGTGGCTAATTCCCACTCAGCCGGGTTCTCCCGCGGAGGTGGGGAGCGCGGCGCAGGCCCCGCCTCCTGGGAGCCCACGTGGGAATCCGGGACCGCCCCCCCGGCCCTGACCCAGGAGGAGGGGGCGTGGCCTCTGCGAGTCACGCTGCTGCAGTCCAGCTTCTGA
- the PLEKHA4 gene encoding pleckstrin homology domain-containing family A member 4 isoform X2: MEEGRPRSSLSLASSASTISSLGSLSTKKPTRAVSKVHAFGKRGNALRRDPNLPVHIRGWLHKQDSSGLRLWKRRWFVLSGHCLFYYKDSREESVLGSVLLPSYSIRPDGPGAPRGRRFTFTAEHPGMRTYVLAADTLEDLRGWLRALGRASRAEGDDGGRPRSPARPQPGEGPGGPGGPPEVTRGEERHGLESPEVARLSRGRGGPGLLTPSPIADLQSGPRIRRTRSPEPPPSSGDIAPLARPHTPLSRIDVRPPLDWPLQRQTLSRPPTPRRGPSSEAGGGRPPRSPQHWSQEARTQVPSGSSTYLQLPPRAPGTRASMVLLPGPPLDSTFHQSLETDTLLTKLCGQDRLLKRLQEEIDQRQEEKEQLEAALELTRQQLSQATREAAAPGRAWGRQRLLQDRLVSVRATLCHLTQERERVWDIYSSLEQELGTLRETLEYLLHLGSPQDRASAQQQLWMVEDTLAGLGSPQKPPPNMEPDSPSPALQGEESSERESLPESLELSSSRSPEADWGRPPGGDRDLSSPRSGLGSPRVSRASSPESHHPASPQPRTKVPLARPRMSAREQMERIRRNQEFGRPLPRPASPRLLTLGRTLSPARRQPDAEQRPVQGHSGAPKWLRSSGSWSSPRNTTPYLPTAEGHRERVLSLSHALATEASQWHRLMTGGNLDSRGDPLPPAPPPPSDPTPQGTSPPRSPVANSHSAGFSRGGGERGAGPASWEPTWESGTAPPALTQEEGAWPLRVTLLQSSF, translated from the exons ATGGAGGAGGGCAGACCCCGGAGCAGCCTCAGCCTGGCCAGCAGCGCCTCCACCATCTCCTCTCTGGGCAGCCTGAGCACCAAG AAGCCTACCCGGGCAGTAAGCAAGGTGCACGCCTTTGGGAAGAGAGGCAATGCGCTCAGAAGGGATCCCAACCTCCCAGTGCACATCCGAGGCTGGCTTCATAAGCAG GACAGCTCGGGGCTGCGGCTCTGGAAACGCCGCTGGTTCGTCCTCTCCGGCCATTGCCTCTTCTATTACAAGG ACAGCCGCGAGGAGAGCGTCCTGGGCAGCGTCCTGCTCCCTAGCTACAGTATCAGGCCCGATGGCCCAGGGGCCCCGCGAGGGCGGCGCTTCACCTTCACC gctgagcacccaggcatgaGGACCTATGTTCTGGCCGCCGACACGCTGGAGGACCTGCGGGGCTGGCTGAGGGCGCTGGGCCGGGCTTCTCGCGCGGAGGGGGACGACGG TGGACGACCCAGGTCACCTGCACGTCCCCAGCCTGGAGAGGGCCCTGGAGGCCCCGGTGGTCCCCCAGAGGTGACCAGAGGGGAAGAAAGACACGGCTTAGAGTCACCAGAGGTGGCTCGGCTCTCCAGAGGTCGTGGAGGACCCGGACTGCTCACTCCCAGCCCCATAGCTGATCTCCAGTCTGGACCTCGGATCCGGAGGACCAGGAGCCCGGA ACCCCCTCCATCCTCTGGTGACATAGCACCTCTCGCCAGACCCCATACCCCTCTGAGTCGCATCGATGTCCGGCCTCCCCTGGATTGGCCTCTCCAGCGCCAAACACTGTCCAGGCCACCCACCCCCCGGCGAGGACCCTCCTCtgaggctgggggaggaaggccccccaggagtccccagCACTGGAGTCAGGAGGCCAGAACACAG GTCCCCTCTGGCTCCTCCACGTATCTCCAGCTACCCCCGAGAGCTCCTGGGACACGGGCTTCCATGGTTTTATTG cCGGGTCCCCCCCTGGACTCAACTTTTCACCAAAGCCTGGAGACAGAT ACTCTGTTGACCAAGCTGTGTGGGCAGGACCGGCTCCTGAAGAGGCTGCAGGAGGAGATAGaccagaggcaggaggaaaag GAGCAGCTAGAAGCAGCCTTGGAGTTAACTAGGCAGCAGCTGAGCCAAGCAACCAGGGAGGCTGCAGCtccagggagggcctgggggcgCCAACGCCTCCTGCAGGACCGACTGGTCAGCGTGAGGGCCACTCTTTGTCACCTGACTCAG GAGCGAGAGCGGGTTTGGGACATCTACAGCAGCCTGGAACAGGAGCTGGGCACTTTGAGGGAGACCCTGGAGTACCTGCTGCACCTTGGTTCCCCCCAG gaCAGAGCATCTGCTCAGCAGCAGCTATGGATGGTGGAAGACACACTGGCAGGTCTGGGGAGCCCCCAGAAACCACCTCCCAACATGGAACCTGACTCCCCATCCCCTGCACTCCAAGGCGAggagtcatcagagagggag AGCCTGCCTGAGTCCTTGGAACTGAGTTCATCCCGGTCCCCTGAGGCTGACTGGGGGCGGCCCCCCGGGGGCGACAGAGACCTCTCCTCGCCTCGTTCAG GTCTTGGATCTCCTAGGGTCTCCCGGGCTTCCAGTCCTGAGAGTCACCACCCAGCTTCCCCACAGCCTAGAACCAAG GTCCCCCTCGCCCGGCCTCGCATGAGTGCTCgggagcagatggagagaatACGCAGAAACCAGGAGTTTGGACGGCCTCTCCCTCGCCCAGCCTCCCCCCGGCTTCTCACTCTGGGGAGAACACTGTCCCCAGCCAGACGCCAGCCTGATGCAGAACAAAGG CCTGTCCAGGGACACTCAGGAGCTCCCAAATGGCTCAGAAGCTCTGGATCCTGGAGCAG ccCCAGGAACACCACCCCTTATTTGCCGACAGCCGAAGGTCACCGGGAGCGAGTCCTCAGCCTCTCTCATGCTCTGGCTACTGAGGCGTCGCAGTGGCACAGATTGATGACAG GTGGAAACTTGGACTCCCGAGGAGACCCTCTTCCCCCTGCGCCGCCGCCTCCGTcagaccccaccccccaggggacCTCGCCCCCGAGATCTCCAGTGGCTAATTCCCACTCAGCCGGGTTCTCCCGCGGAGGTGGGGAGCGCGGCGCAGGCCCCGCCTCCTGGGAGCCCACGTGGGAATCCGGGACCGCCCCCCCGGCCCTGACCCAGGAGGAGGGGGCGTGGCCTCTGCGAGTCACGCTGCTGCAGTCCAGCTTCTGA
- the PLEKHA4 gene encoding pleckstrin homology domain-containing family A member 4 isoform X3, producing MEEGRPRSSLSLASSASTISSLGSLSTKKPTRAVSKVHAFGKRGNALRRDPNLPVHIRGWLHKQDSSGLRLWKRRWFVLSGHCLFYYKDSREESVLGSVLLPSYSIRPDGPGAPRGRRFTFTAEHPGMRTYVLAADTLEDLRGWLRALGRASRAEGDDGGRPRSPARPQPGEGPGGPGGPPEVTRGEERHGLESPEVARLSRGRGGPGLLTPSPIADLQSGPRIRRTRSPEPHTPLSRIDVRPPLDWPLQRQTLSRPPTPRRGPSSEAGGGRPPRSPQHWSQEARTQVPSGSSTYLQLPPRAPGTRASMVLLPGPPLDSTFHQSLETDTLLTKLCGQDRLLKRLQEEIDQRQEEKEQLEAALELTRQQLSQATREAAAPGRAWGRQRLLQDRLVSVRATLCHLTQERERVWDIYSSLEQELGTLRETLEYLLHLGSPQDRASAQQQLWMVEDTLAGLGSPQKPPPNMEPDSPSPALQGEESSERESLPESLELSSSRSPEADWGRPPGGDRDLSSPRSGLGSPRVSRASSPESHHPASPQPRTKVPLARPRMSAREQMERIRRNQEFGRPLPRPASPRLLTLGRTLSPARRQPDAEQRPVQGHSGAPKWLRSSGSWSSPRNTTPYLPTAEGHRERVLSLSHALATEASQWHRLMTGGNLDSRGDPLPPAPPPPSDPTPQGTSPPRSPVANSHSAGFSRGGGERGAGPASWEPTWESGTAPPALTQEEGAWPLRVTLLQSSF from the exons ATGGAGGAGGGCAGACCCCGGAGCAGCCTCAGCCTGGCCAGCAGCGCCTCCACCATCTCCTCTCTGGGCAGCCTGAGCACCAAG AAGCCTACCCGGGCAGTAAGCAAGGTGCACGCCTTTGGGAAGAGAGGCAATGCGCTCAGAAGGGATCCCAACCTCCCAGTGCACATCCGAGGCTGGCTTCATAAGCAG GACAGCTCGGGGCTGCGGCTCTGGAAACGCCGCTGGTTCGTCCTCTCCGGCCATTGCCTCTTCTATTACAAGG ACAGCCGCGAGGAGAGCGTCCTGGGCAGCGTCCTGCTCCCTAGCTACAGTATCAGGCCCGATGGCCCAGGGGCCCCGCGAGGGCGGCGCTTCACCTTCACC gctgagcacccaggcatgaGGACCTATGTTCTGGCCGCCGACACGCTGGAGGACCTGCGGGGCTGGCTGAGGGCGCTGGGCCGGGCTTCTCGCGCGGAGGGGGACGACGG TGGACGACCCAGGTCACCTGCACGTCCCCAGCCTGGAGAGGGCCCTGGAGGCCCCGGTGGTCCCCCAGAGGTGACCAGAGGGGAAGAAAGACACGGCTTAGAGTCACCAGAGGTGGCTCGGCTCTCCAGAGGTCGTGGAGGACCCGGACTGCTCACTCCCAGCCCCATAGCTGATCTCCAGTCTGGACCTCGGATCCGGAGGACCAGGAGCCCGGA ACCCCATACCCCTCTGAGTCGCATCGATGTCCGGCCTCCCCTGGATTGGCCTCTCCAGCGCCAAACACTGTCCAGGCCACCCACCCCCCGGCGAGGACCCTCCTCtgaggctgggggaggaaggccccccaggagtccccagCACTGGAGTCAGGAGGCCAGAACACAG GTCCCCTCTGGCTCCTCCACGTATCTCCAGCTACCCCCGAGAGCTCCTGGGACACGGGCTTCCATGGTTTTATTG cCGGGTCCCCCCCTGGACTCAACTTTTCACCAAAGCCTGGAGACAGAT ACTCTGTTGACCAAGCTGTGTGGGCAGGACCGGCTCCTGAAGAGGCTGCAGGAGGAGATAGaccagaggcaggaggaaaag GAGCAGCTAGAAGCAGCCTTGGAGTTAACTAGGCAGCAGCTGAGCCAAGCAACCAGGGAGGCTGCAGCtccagggagggcctgggggcgCCAACGCCTCCTGCAGGACCGACTGGTCAGCGTGAGGGCCACTCTTTGTCACCTGACTCAG GAGCGAGAGCGGGTTTGGGACATCTACAGCAGCCTGGAACAGGAGCTGGGCACTTTGAGGGAGACCCTGGAGTACCTGCTGCACCTTGGTTCCCCCCAG gaCAGAGCATCTGCTCAGCAGCAGCTATGGATGGTGGAAGACACACTGGCAGGTCTGGGGAGCCCCCAGAAACCACCTCCCAACATGGAACCTGACTCCCCATCCCCTGCACTCCAAGGCGAggagtcatcagagagggag AGCCTGCCTGAGTCCTTGGAACTGAGTTCATCCCGGTCCCCTGAGGCTGACTGGGGGCGGCCCCCCGGGGGCGACAGAGACCTCTCCTCGCCTCGTTCAG GTCTTGGATCTCCTAGGGTCTCCCGGGCTTCCAGTCCTGAGAGTCACCACCCAGCTTCCCCACAGCCTAGAACCAAG GTCCCCCTCGCCCGGCCTCGCATGAGTGCTCgggagcagatggagagaatACGCAGAAACCAGGAGTTTGGACGGCCTCTCCCTCGCCCAGCCTCCCCCCGGCTTCTCACTCTGGGGAGAACACTGTCCCCAGCCAGACGCCAGCCTGATGCAGAACAAAGG CCTGTCCAGGGACACTCAGGAGCTCCCAAATGGCTCAGAAGCTCTGGATCCTGGAGCAG ccCCAGGAACACCACCCCTTATTTGCCGACAGCCGAAGGTCACCGGGAGCGAGTCCTCAGCCTCTCTCATGCTCTGGCTACTGAGGCGTCGCAGTGGCACAGATTGATGACAG GTGGAAACTTGGACTCCCGAGGAGACCCTCTTCCCCCTGCGCCGCCGCCTCCGTcagaccccaccccccaggggacCTCGCCCCCGAGATCTCCAGTGGCTAATTCCCACTCAGCCGGGTTCTCCCGCGGAGGTGGGGAGCGCGGCGCAGGCCCCGCCTCCTGGGAGCCCACGTGGGAATCCGGGACCGCCCCCCCGGCCCTGACCCAGGAGGAGGGGGCGTGGCCTCTGCGAGTCACGCTGCTGCAGTCCAGCTTCTGA
- the PLEKHA4 gene encoding pleckstrin homology domain-containing family A member 4 isoform X4 produces the protein MRTYVLAADTLEDLRGWLRALGRASRAEGDDGGRPRSPARPQPGEGPGGPGGPPEVTRGEERHGLESPEVARLSRGRGGPGLLTPSPIADLQSGPRIRRTRSPDLFTPLSRPPSPLSLPRPRSAPVRRPPPSSGDIAPLARPHTPLSRIDVRPPLDWPLQRQTLSRPPTPRRGPSSEAGGGRPPRSPQHWSQEARTQVPSGSSTYLQLPPRAPGTRASMVLLPGPPLDSTFHQSLETDTLLTKLCGQDRLLKRLQEEIDQRQEEKEQLEAALELTRQQLSQATREAAAPGRAWGRQRLLQDRLVSVRATLCHLTQERERVWDIYSSLEQELGTLRETLEYLLHLGSPQDRASAQQQLWMVEDTLAGLGSPQKPPPNMEPDSPSPALQGEESSERESLPESLELSSSRSPEADWGRPPGGDRDLSSPRSGLGSPRVSRASSPESHHPASPQPRTKVPLARPRMSAREQMERIRRNQEFGRPLPRPASPRLLTLGRTLSPARRQPDAEQRPVQGHSGAPKWLRSSGSWSSPRNTTPYLPTAEGHRERVLSLSHALATEASQWHRLMTGGNLDSRGDPLPPAPPPPSDPTPQGTSPPRSPVANSHSAGFSRGGGERGAGPASWEPTWESGTAPPALTQEEGAWPLRVTLLQSSF, from the exons atgaGGACCTATGTTCTGGCCGCCGACACGCTGGAGGACCTGCGGGGCTGGCTGAGGGCGCTGGGCCGGGCTTCTCGCGCGGAGGGGGACGACGG TGGACGACCCAGGTCACCTGCACGTCCCCAGCCTGGAGAGGGCCCTGGAGGCCCCGGTGGTCCCCCAGAGGTGACCAGAGGGGAAGAAAGACACGGCTTAGAGTCACCAGAGGTGGCTCGGCTCTCCAGAGGTCGTGGAGGACCCGGACTGCTCACTCCCAGCCCCATAGCTGATCTCCAGTCTGGACCTCGGATCCGGAGGACCAGGAGCCCGGA CCTGTTCACACCCctctcccgccctccctcccctctgagcCTCCCCCGGCCCCGTTCTGCTCCTGTACGCAGACCCCCTCCATCCTCTGGTGACATAGCACCTCTCGCCAGACCCCATACCCCTCTGAGTCGCATCGATGTCCGGCCTCCCCTGGATTGGCCTCTCCAGCGCCAAACACTGTCCAGGCCACCCACCCCCCGGCGAGGACCCTCCTCtgaggctgggggaggaaggccccccaggagtccccagCACTGGAGTCAGGAGGCCAGAACACAG GTCCCCTCTGGCTCCTCCACGTATCTCCAGCTACCCCCGAGAGCTCCTGGGACACGGGCTTCCATGGTTTTATTG cCGGGTCCCCCCCTGGACTCAACTTTTCACCAAAGCCTGGAGACAGAT ACTCTGTTGACCAAGCTGTGTGGGCAGGACCGGCTCCTGAAGAGGCTGCAGGAGGAGATAGaccagaggcaggaggaaaag GAGCAGCTAGAAGCAGCCTTGGAGTTAACTAGGCAGCAGCTGAGCCAAGCAACCAGGGAGGCTGCAGCtccagggagggcctgggggcgCCAACGCCTCCTGCAGGACCGACTGGTCAGCGTGAGGGCCACTCTTTGTCACCTGACTCAG GAGCGAGAGCGGGTTTGGGACATCTACAGCAGCCTGGAACAGGAGCTGGGCACTTTGAGGGAGACCCTGGAGTACCTGCTGCACCTTGGTTCCCCCCAG gaCAGAGCATCTGCTCAGCAGCAGCTATGGATGGTGGAAGACACACTGGCAGGTCTGGGGAGCCCCCAGAAACCACCTCCCAACATGGAACCTGACTCCCCATCCCCTGCACTCCAAGGCGAggagtcatcagagagggag AGCCTGCCTGAGTCCTTGGAACTGAGTTCATCCCGGTCCCCTGAGGCTGACTGGGGGCGGCCCCCCGGGGGCGACAGAGACCTCTCCTCGCCTCGTTCAG GTCTTGGATCTCCTAGGGTCTCCCGGGCTTCCAGTCCTGAGAGTCACCACCCAGCTTCCCCACAGCCTAGAACCAAG GTCCCCCTCGCCCGGCCTCGCATGAGTGCTCgggagcagatggagagaatACGCAGAAACCAGGAGTTTGGACGGCCTCTCCCTCGCCCAGCCTCCCCCCGGCTTCTCACTCTGGGGAGAACACTGTCCCCAGCCAGACGCCAGCCTGATGCAGAACAAAGG CCTGTCCAGGGACACTCAGGAGCTCCCAAATGGCTCAGAAGCTCTGGATCCTGGAGCAG ccCCAGGAACACCACCCCTTATTTGCCGACAGCCGAAGGTCACCGGGAGCGAGTCCTCAGCCTCTCTCATGCTCTGGCTACTGAGGCGTCGCAGTGGCACAGATTGATGACAG GTGGAAACTTGGACTCCCGAGGAGACCCTCTTCCCCCTGCGCCGCCGCCTCCGTcagaccccaccccccaggggacCTCGCCCCCGAGATCTCCAGTGGCTAATTCCCACTCAGCCGGGTTCTCCCGCGGAGGTGGGGAGCGCGGCGCAGGCCCCGCCTCCTGGGAGCCCACGTGGGAATCCGGGACCGCCCCCCCGGCCCTGACCCAGGAGGAGGGGGCGTGGCCTCTGCGAGTCACGCTGCTGCAGTCCAGCTTCTGA